The proteins below are encoded in one region of Candidatus Rokuibacteriota bacterium:
- a CDS encoding patatin-like phospholipase family protein, protein MGWLDRFPGRKPAGDPKALARVAPGDRIEAGGETWNVTAVLFYDGARAVASLVALAIMLAPAPARASCRASGVPPDAPMALVLSGGGAKGAYEAGVAAALVERGLPIRLVAGSSAGALNAAMIASGQTDRLEAMWRTVTREQVYTLRGPVIFAGFLPGWLTLLVLNETSALFDPAPLRDLIAASVDLDRLRDSPIRLVVTATDLARGEKRIFDNRTVTVDALMAASAVPGLFPPVEVDGALLVDGGLTGRAPVLEALEADPTLGRVVVVLSYAQAERSPEPTTMRRALEASFELVMVHQIRRDTELARLRAPNVDVQLLTPSAPMLLRPLDFDQDAMARLLALGRADALACLETWARK, encoded by the coding sequence GTGGGCTGGCTCGACCGCTTCCCCGGGCGCAAGCCGGCGGGCGACCCCAAAGCGCTCGCTCGCGTCGCGCCGGGCGACAGGATCGAGGCCGGCGGCGAGACCTGGAACGTAACGGCCGTGCTCTTCTACGACGGCGCGCGGGCGGTCGCCAGCCTCGTCGCGCTCGCGATAATGCTGGCGCCCGCGCCGGCCCGCGCGTCATGCAGAGCGTCCGGCGTGCCGCCTGACGCGCCCATGGCCCTGGTGCTCTCGGGCGGCGGCGCCAAGGGCGCCTACGAGGCCGGCGTCGCCGCTGCCCTGGTCGAGCGCGGGCTGCCGATCCGGCTCGTCGCTGGCTCTTCCGCCGGCGCTCTCAATGCAGCCATGATCGCCAGCGGTCAAACCGATCGGCTCGAGGCGATGTGGCGCACGGTGACGCGGGAGCAGGTCTACACGCTGCGCGGGCCGGTAATCTTCGCGGGCTTTCTGCCCGGCTGGCTCACCCTGCTCGTCCTGAACGAGACCAGCGCGCTCTTCGATCCGGCGCCCTTGCGGGATCTGATCGCCGCCTCGGTCGATCTCGACCGTCTTCGCGACTCTCCCATCCGCCTCGTCGTTACCGCCACCGATCTCGCTCGTGGCGAGAAGCGTATCTTCGACAACCGAACGGTGACGGTGGACGCGCTCATGGCGGCCTCTGCCGTGCCCGGCCTATTTCCTCCGGTCGAGGTGGATGGGGCGCTGCTGGTGGACGGTGGGCTGACCGGCCGCGCGCCCGTGCTCGAGGCGCTCGAGGCGGACCCGACGCTGGGCCGGGTCGTCGTCGTGCTGAGCTACGCGCAGGCCGAGCGGAGCCCCGAGCCCACGACGATGCGCCGGGCGCTCGAGGCGAGCTTCGAACTGGTCATGGTCCACCAGATCCGCCGCGATACGGAGCTGGCTCGCCTTCGCGCTCCCAACGTGGACGTGCAGCTCTTGACACCGTCGGCGCCGATGCTGCTCCGGCCGCTCGACTTCGACCAAGACGCGATGGCACGCCTGCTCGCCCTCGGGCGCGCCGACGCCCTCGCGTGCCTGGAGACGTGGGCGCGGAAGTAA
- a CDS encoding xanthine dehydrogenase family protein molybdopterin-binding subunit, whose product MSRIEKGRSYIGESVVRPQTARLLAGRGVFTDDITLPRMLHVAFVRSPHAHARIVSVDSTEARTLPGVIAIVTGEEMAPVCSGWVGTLAHFQGMKSAMQRPLAVDKGSWQGEPVAAVVAESRAVAEDGVSRVRVEWAPLPAVTDPETALDPSTPVIHPELGDNLAFKLELNSGDADAAFKSADAVLTETFTMGRHTGVTLEARVILADFDPSERRLTVYHSFQAPNMMQDILARHLGLPEQDVRVICKDVGGSFGIKVHIYPDEMATCALSVMLGRPVKFTADRLESFVSDIHAREHHVKAELAVKRDGTILGMRVDDLTGIGPYSVYPRTSVVEGNQTIRLTPGVYRFRDYAASLRVVFQNKTPMCQYRAVGHPIAFAVMEAMVDRAARDLGLDPVEMRRKNYVTAEMYPHTSQTGYFFERLSHEEALDKLLEISDYRVLCAERDERRTHGTYRGLGLCAFIELTTPGPAFYGVGGARISSQDGCTIKLEPSGKLTCMTGVTEQGQGTDTMIAQVVASAVGVAMEDVRVLTGDTMVSPYGGGTWASRGAGIGGEAALQTGKAIRDNILKVAAAILQCEPEDLDIRLGKIVDLMTGEVRLELAELGRVAYFRPDTLPKDFQSELTVTRHYVPRHQGFAFTNGIQLSHVEVDVETGFVRLLKHWCVEDCGRIINPRLVDEQIRGAIVQGIGAALYEHLVYDEQGQLLTGTMMDYLVPMAAEMPEIVVGHVETPTAYAEGGFKGVGEAGTAGAPGAVLNAVNDALAPFGARVTSQPITPEVVLKALGKL is encoded by the coding sequence ATGAGCCGGATCGAAAAGGGCCGGAGCTACATCGGCGAGAGCGTGGTCAGGCCGCAGACCGCGCGGCTTCTCGCGGGCCGGGGCGTCTTCACCGACGACATCACGCTGCCGCGGATGCTCCACGTCGCCTTCGTCCGGAGCCCGCACGCCCACGCGCGCATCGTGTCCGTCGACTCCACCGAGGCACGGACCCTGCCCGGAGTCATCGCCATCGTCACGGGCGAGGAGATGGCGCCGGTCTGCTCGGGGTGGGTCGGCACCCTCGCCCACTTCCAGGGGATGAAGTCCGCCATGCAGCGGCCGCTCGCCGTCGACAAGGGCTCGTGGCAGGGCGAGCCCGTCGCAGCCGTCGTGGCGGAGAGCCGCGCCGTCGCCGAAGACGGCGTCTCGCGGGTGCGCGTCGAGTGGGCGCCGCTGCCGGCCGTGACGGATCCCGAGACCGCGCTCGACCCCTCGACGCCGGTGATCCACCCGGAGCTCGGCGACAACCTCGCCTTCAAGCTCGAGCTCAACTCGGGCGACGCGGACGCGGCCTTCAAGAGCGCCGACGCCGTGCTGACCGAGACCTTCACCATGGGCCGGCACACGGGCGTCACGCTCGAGGCGCGCGTCATTTTGGCCGACTTCGACCCGTCCGAGCGGCGGCTGACGGTGTACCACTCTTTCCAGGCGCCCAACATGATGCAGGACATCCTGGCGCGCCACCTGGGGCTGCCCGAGCAGGACGTCCGCGTCATCTGCAAGGACGTGGGCGGGAGCTTCGGCATCAAGGTGCACATCTACCCGGATGAGATGGCGACCTGCGCGCTCAGCGTGATGCTCGGCCGCCCGGTCAAGTTCACGGCGGACCGGCTCGAGTCCTTTGTGAGCGACATCCACGCGCGGGAGCACCATGTGAAGGCCGAGCTGGCCGTCAAGCGCGACGGGACCATTCTCGGCATGCGCGTGGACGACTTGACCGGCATCGGCCCGTACTCCGTCTACCCGCGCACGAGCGTCGTCGAGGGCAACCAGACAATTCGCCTCACGCCCGGGGTTTACCGCTTTCGCGACTACGCCGCGAGCCTCCGCGTGGTCTTCCAGAACAAGACGCCCATGTGCCAGTACCGCGCCGTCGGCCACCCGATCGCCTTCGCGGTGATGGAGGCCATGGTGGACAGGGCGGCGCGCGACCTCGGCCTCGACCCCGTCGAGATGCGCCGGAAGAACTACGTCACGGCCGAGATGTACCCGCACACATCCCAGACGGGCTATTTCTTCGAGCGCCTGTCGCACGAGGAGGCGCTCGACAAGCTGCTGGAGATCTCCGACTACCGCGTGCTGTGCGCCGAGCGCGACGAGCGCCGCACGCATGGGACCTACCGCGGGCTCGGTCTCTGCGCCTTCATCGAGCTGACCACGCCGGGCCCGGCCTTCTACGGCGTGGGCGGCGCCCGCATCTCATCCCAGGACGGCTGCACGATCAAGCTCGAGCCGTCGGGCAAGCTCACCTGCATGACCGGCGTGACGGAGCAGGGGCAGGGGACGGACACCATGATCGCGCAGGTCGTGGCGAGCGCGGTGGGCGTGGCCATGGAAGACGTCCGCGTGCTAACGGGCGACACCATGGTCTCGCCTTACGGCGGCGGCACCTGGGCGTCGCGCGGCGCCGGCATCGGCGGCGAGGCGGCGCTCCAGACGGGCAAGGCTATCCGCGACAACATCCTCAAGGTCGCGGCGGCGATCCTTCAGTGCGAGCCGGAGGATCTCGACATCAGGCTCGGGAAGATCGTGGATTTGATGACTGGCGAGGTGAGGCTGGAGCTGGCCGAGCTTGGCCGCGTCGCCTACTTCCGTCCCGACACGCTCCCGAAGGACTTCCAGTCCGAGCTGACGGTGACGCGCCACTACGTGCCGCGCCACCAGGGCTTTGCCTTCACCAACGGCATCCAGCTCTCCCACGTCGAGGTGGATGTCGAGACGGGCTTCGTGCGCCTGCTCAAGCATTGGTGCGTGGAGGACTGCGGGCGCATCATCAACCCGCGCCTGGTGGACGAGCAGATCCGCGGCGCCATCGTCCAGGGCATCGGCGCCGCGCTCTACGAGCACCTGGTCTACGACGAGCAGGGGCAATTGCTGACCGGCACGATGATGGACTACCTCGTGCCGATGGCAGCCGAGATGCCCGAGATCGTGGTCGGCCACGTCGAGACGCCGACGGCCTACGCCGAGGGCGGCTTCAAGGGCGTCGGCGAGGCGGGCACGGCGGGGGCGCCGGGGGCCGTGCTCAACGCCGTCAACGACGCCCTCGCCCCGTTCGGGGCGCGCGTCACGTCACAGCCCATCACCCCCGAGGTCGTGCTGAAGGCGTTGGGCAAGCTCTGA
- a CDS encoding (2Fe-2S)-binding protein — translation MDPAIQISLTVNGVAVSRRVEPRQSLVDFLRYGLELTGSHVGCEHGVCGACTVRVDGAIVRGCLMLAVQCDGCRVETIEGVAGTGEVFDLQQAFAQENALQCGFCTPGMLLTAQDLLARKPGASAQEIREALSGNYCRCTGYHAIVEAVRKTAEARGRG, via the coding sequence ATGGACCCGGCGATTCAGATTTCGTTGACGGTGAACGGCGTGGCGGTGAGCCGGCGCGTCGAGCCGAGGCAGAGCCTGGTGGACTTCCTCCGCTACGGCCTCGAGCTGACGGGCTCTCACGTGGGCTGCGAGCACGGCGTCTGCGGCGCCTGCACGGTGCGGGTGGATGGGGCCATCGTGCGCGGCTGCCTCATGCTGGCCGTCCAGTGCGACGGCTGCCGCGTCGAGACCATCGAGGGCGTCGCGGGAACGGGCGAGGTCTTCGACCTCCAGCAGGCTTTCGCGCAGGAGAACGCGCTGCAGTGCGGCTTCTGTACTCCAGGCATGCTGCTGACGGCTCAGGACCTGCTCGCGCGCAAGCCGGGTGCGAGCGCCCAGGAGATTCGCGAGGCGCTTTCTGGCAACTACTGCCGCTGCACCGGGTATCACGCCATCGTCGAGGCGGTGCGGAAGACCGCCGAGGCGCGGGGGCGCGGATGA
- a CDS encoding xanthine dehydrogenase family protein subunit M: protein MKPAPFAYHRPASLDEALALLERYGADGRVLAGGQSLVPALNMRLAAPAALIDINRLPGLDGISLEPDGLVIGALARHEAVEASPLVARHAPLIAQAMPHVGHRAIRTRSTVGGSVALADPAAELPACLIALDAIVRAAGRGRRRDIPAQRFFRGIYTTDLAQGEIVTAVVVPPIGPGWRSRFDELARRHGDYALVGLAAHCRVEGGAIMEARLAFCGVGPTPVRVLRAEAALSGRRPDADVVAEAGRVLDADLDPPGDVHASPALRRHLARVLLARAVAQIVA from the coding sequence GTGAAGCCCGCTCCGTTCGCCTATCACCGGCCCGCCTCTCTCGACGAGGCCCTGGCGCTGCTCGAGCGCTACGGCGCCGACGGCCGCGTCCTGGCGGGCGGCCAGAGCCTGGTGCCCGCCCTCAACATGCGCCTCGCCGCCCCCGCCGCGCTGATCGACATCAACCGCCTGCCCGGGCTCGACGGGATCAGCCTGGAGCCGGACGGGCTCGTCATCGGCGCGCTCGCGAGGCACGAGGCCGTGGAGGCCTCGCCGCTCGTGGCCCGCCATGCGCCGCTGATTGCCCAAGCGATGCCTCACGTGGGCCACCGGGCCATCCGGACTCGTAGCACCGTCGGCGGCAGTGTCGCGCTCGCCGATCCTGCCGCCGAGCTGCCGGCCTGTCTCATCGCGCTCGACGCGATTGTCCGCGCGGCAGGGCGCGGGAGGCGGCGCGACATTCCGGCCCAGCGCTTCTTCCGCGGCATTTATACGACGGACCTCGCGCAGGGCGAGATCGTGACGGCCGTCGTGGTGCCGCCCATCGGGCCCGGCTGGCGCTCCCGCTTCGACGAGCTGGCCCGGCGCCACGGCGACTACGCGCTGGTCGGTCTCGCCGCCCACTGCCGGGTCGAGGGCGGGGCCATCATGGAGGCGCGGTTGGCGTTTTGCGGTGTCGGCCCGACGCCTGTCCGCGTCCTTCGCGCCGAGGCCGCGCTTTCGGGCCGTCGTCCTGACGCCGATGTCGTGGCGGAGGCGGGCCGCGTCCTTGACGCCGATCTGGACCCTCCGGGTGATGTCCACGCGAGCCCCGCGCTGAGACGTCACCTGGCCCGAGTGCTGCTCGCCCGGGCCGTGGCGCAGATCGTTGCCTGA
- a CDS encoding ABC transporter ATP-binding protein: MASPIVRTERLTRSFGSLMAVAQVDFEVERGELRSIIGPNGAGKTTFFRLISGEMAPSAGRIWFDGREITGLPQHRVSRLGVAKSYQITNIFPHLSVLENVRVAAQTYRLSFNFWGRAVALHGIRDKAGAILKQVGLWDKRTLLAAHLSHGEQRHLELGIALSTDPTLLLLDEPTAGMSPEETDETIHLIRRIAEGRTVILIEHKMKVVMNISDRITVLHQGQVLAEGSPAEIRANLRVQQTYLGAAK, from the coding sequence ATGGCCTCCCCCATCGTCCGCACCGAGCGACTGACCCGAAGCTTCGGCAGCCTCATGGCCGTCGCGCAGGTGGACTTCGAGGTCGAGCGCGGCGAGCTGCGCTCGATCATCGGCCCGAACGGCGCGGGCAAGACGACCTTCTTCCGACTGATCTCGGGCGAGATGGCGCCCTCCGCGGGCCGGATCTGGTTCGACGGGCGCGAGATCACCGGCCTGCCCCAGCACAGGGTCTCGCGTCTCGGCGTCGCCAAGTCGTACCAGATCACCAACATCTTCCCGCATCTCTCCGTGCTCGAAAATGTCCGCGTGGCCGCGCAGACGTACCGCCTCTCGTTCAACTTCTGGGGGCGCGCCGTGGCGCTCCACGGCATCCGGGACAAGGCCGGCGCCATCCTGAAACAGGTCGGCCTCTGGGACAAGCGGACCCTCCTCGCGGCCCATCTCTCTCACGGCGAGCAGCGCCACCTCGAGCTCGGCATCGCGCTCTCGACCGATCCGACGCTCCTCCTGCTCGACGAGCCCACGGCCGGCATGAGCCCGGAGGAGACGGACGAGACCATCCACCTGATCCGCCGCATCGCCGAGGGGCGCACCGTCATCCTGATCGAGCACAAGATGAAGGTCGTCATGAACATCTCCGACCGCATCACCGTGCTGCACCAGGGTCAGGTGCTGGCCGAGGGCAGCCCCGCCGAGATCCGCGCCAACCTGCGCGTGCAGCAGACCTACCTGGGCGCCGCCAAGTGA
- a CDS encoding ABC transporter ATP-binding protein, with translation MTLLALEDLHAYYGEAHILQGVSLTVGAGEVVTLIGRNGAGKTTTLKSIMGLVPPRGGRISFEGRELVGLATHDIARAGIAYVPEERRILPNLSVAENLRLGMLSATRAAKAENAGVMEEVLTYFPRLRERYEQKGKSLSGGEQQMLAIARGLVARPKLMLVDEPTEGLSPLLVESLTEILGEINRRGTTILLVEQMLEVALALSHRLYVMDQGRIQFEGTPDALRADPEIQQRFLGV, from the coding sequence GTGACGCTCCTCGCCCTCGAGGACCTGCACGCCTACTACGGCGAGGCGCACATCCTCCAGGGCGTGTCGCTCACTGTCGGCGCGGGCGAGGTCGTGACGCTCATCGGCCGGAACGGCGCGGGCAAGACGACGACGCTGAAAAGCATCATGGGCCTGGTCCCTCCGCGCGGGGGGCGGATCAGCTTCGAGGGCCGCGAGCTCGTCGGTCTCGCCACTCATGACATCGCGCGAGCGGGCATCGCCTACGTGCCGGAAGAGCGCCGCATCCTGCCCAACCTGAGCGTGGCCGAGAACCTGCGCCTGGGCATGCTGAGCGCAACCCGCGCCGCGAAGGCCGAGAACGCCGGCGTGATGGAAGAGGTGCTGACCTACTTCCCGCGTCTTCGCGAGCGCTACGAGCAGAAGGGCAAATCGCTCTCGGGCGGCGAGCAGCAGATGCTGGCGATCGCGCGCGGGCTCGTGGCCCGCCCCAAGCTCATGCTCGTGGACGAGCCGACGGAAGGCCTCTCCCCGCTCCTCGTCGAGAGCCTGACGGAAATCCTCGGCGAGATCAACCGGCGCGGCACGACCATCCTGCTGGTCGAGCAGATGCTCGAGGTTGCGCTCGCGCTCTCGCACCGCCTCTACGTCATGGACCAGGGGCGCATCCAGTTCGAGGGCACGCCTGACGCCCTCCGCGCAGACCCGGAGATCCAGCAGCGCTTCCTCGGAGTCTGA
- a CDS encoding divalent metal cation transporter encodes MSNDVLAGGRLAASRWKTFFAVLGPGLVVMLADTDVGSIITAGQSGVQWGYSLLLLQAILMPILYVVQELTVRLGIFTGKGHGELIRETFGPLWAWVSVAGLGVATVGALLTEFSGVAAVGELFGVPRIVSLSLAVGFLLVVVWTGSYRRVERVAIALGLFEFAFFWVAYAAHPQGAEVASGLTHMPLHDKDYLYLVAANIGAVLMPWMIFYQQSAVADKKLRPEHYKDARWDTALGAVMTQLVMAAVLVATAATIGKSNSAASLNTVGDISNALTPFMGPAVGRLVFSLGIIGAAMVAAIVVSLASAWGFGEVAGYKRSLEHHPMEAPWFYAVYTAAVVGGAVVVAFVPDLVRLNIAVEVMNALILPLVLGFLILLAIKALPAEHRLRGAYGWIVIAVSGLTAGLAVYAGISGSGMWSSR; translated from the coding sequence ATGAGCAATGACGTCCTGGCGGGCGGGCGTCTCGCTGCCTCGCGGTGGAAGACCTTCTTTGCCGTGCTCGGGCCCGGCCTCGTGGTCATGCTCGCGGATACGGATGTCGGCAGCATCATCACCGCGGGGCAGAGCGGGGTCCAATGGGGCTACAGCCTCCTGCTCCTGCAGGCCATCCTGATGCCCATCCTCTATGTGGTGCAGGAGCTGACCGTCAGGCTCGGGATCTTCACCGGCAAGGGACATGGCGAGCTGATCCGGGAGACGTTCGGGCCGCTCTGGGCCTGGGTCTCGGTCGCGGGCCTGGGGGTGGCGACCGTTGGAGCGCTGCTGACAGAGTTTTCCGGCGTGGCGGCGGTGGGCGAGCTCTTCGGCGTGCCGCGGATCGTCAGCCTGAGTCTCGCCGTAGGCTTCCTGCTGGTGGTTGTCTGGACTGGGTCCTACCGGCGCGTCGAACGGGTTGCCATCGCCCTCGGTCTGTTCGAGTTCGCCTTCTTCTGGGTCGCCTACGCGGCGCACCCGCAAGGCGCGGAAGTGGCGTCGGGGCTGACGCACATGCCGCTCCACGACAAGGACTATCTCTACCTGGTCGCCGCCAATATCGGGGCGGTCCTCATGCCGTGGATGATTTTCTATCAGCAATCGGCGGTTGCCGACAAGAAGCTGCGGCCCGAGCATTACAAGGATGCCCGCTGGGACACAGCGCTGGGCGCGGTCATGACTCAACTCGTCATGGCGGCTGTCTTGGTGGCGACCGCCGCCACCATTGGGAAATCCAACTCCGCTGCGAGCCTCAACACGGTCGGCGACATCAGCAATGCCCTCACGCCCTTCATGGGTCCGGCCGTCGGCCGCCTGGTTTTCAGCCTCGGCATCATCGGCGCCGCGATGGTGGCCGCCATCGTCGTGTCATTGGCTTCGGCGTGGGGCTTCGGAGAGGTTGCCGGCTACAAGCGCTCGCTCGAGCACCATCCCATGGAAGCGCCCTGGTTCTATGCGGTCTACACGGCCGCTGTCGTCGGGGGCGCTGTCGTGGTCGCCTTTGTACCGGACCTCGTGAGGCTGAACATCGCCGTCGAGGTGATGAACGCCCTGATACTGCCGCTGGTCCTTGGGTTCCTGATCCTGTTGGCCATAAAGGCTCTGCCGGCGGAACATCGGCTGCGCGGCGCCTACGGCTGGATTGTGATCGCTGTGTCTGGGCTTACCGCCGGCCTGGCCGTGTACGCGGGCATTTCCGGCTCGGGGATGTGGAGTTCGCGTTGA
- a CDS encoding NAD(P)-dependent oxidoreductase, with protein sequence MPKIAFVGLGAMGSAMVKRLLAAGHPVTGYNRTRAKALALVSQGMTVADSARAAVDGADVVLSMVTDSEALRDVALRPDGILAGLGKGAVWAEMSTVSPAVTRMLGERVAERGAAIIDAPVSGSTVTIAQGQLSFIVGGDPAALERVRPYLLAIGPTITHVGALGLAVTMKIAINLGIGVQILAFAESVLLAEKSGIPRERAVEALLKSVTASPMLKYRGPFVLKMPEEALFNVVLMQKDLQLALEQGRAVGVPLPSTSLTHEMLTAARGLGLADKDFTAVFDVLARMSGLPGS encoded by the coding sequence ATGCCGAAGATCGCGTTCGTGGGCCTTGGCGCCATGGGCAGCGCCATGGTCAAGCGTCTCCTCGCGGCGGGCCACCCCGTCACCGGCTACAACAGGACCCGCGCGAAAGCTCTAGCGCTGGTGTCCCAGGGGATGACCGTCGCCGACTCGGCCCGCGCCGCGGTGGACGGCGCCGACGTGGTGCTGAGCATGGTGACGGACTCAGAGGCACTGCGCGACGTGGCCCTCCGCCCCGACGGCATTCTGGCCGGCCTCGGCAAGGGAGCGGTGTGGGCCGAGATGAGCACCGTCAGCCCGGCGGTGACGCGCATGCTGGGCGAGCGCGTGGCGGAGCGGGGAGCGGCGATAATCGACGCGCCCGTGTCGGGCAGCACCGTCACCATCGCACAGGGGCAGCTGTCGTTCATCGTCGGCGGCGATCCCGCCGCGCTCGAGCGCGTGCGCCCCTACCTCCTCGCCATCGGCCCCACGATCACTCATGTCGGCGCACTCGGCCTGGCCGTCACCATGAAGATCGCCATCAACCTCGGCATCGGCGTCCAGATCCTGGCCTTCGCCGAGTCGGTGCTGCTGGCAGAGAAGTCAGGCATCCCGCGCGAGCGCGCCGTCGAGGCGCTCCTCAAGAGCGTCACGGCGTCGCCCATGCTGAAGTACCGCGGGCCCTTCGTGCTGAAGATGCCCGAGGAGGCGCTCTTCAACGTGGTGCTCATGCAGAAGGACCTCCAGCTGGCGCTCGAGCAGGGGCGGGCGGTAGGCGTGCCGCTGCCGTCGACAAGCCTCACCCACGAGATGCTGACGGCAGCGCGCGGCCTCGGCTTAGCAGATAAGGACTTCACCGCCGTCTTCGATGTCCTCGCGCGGATGAGCGGCCTGCCCGGGAGCTAG
- a CDS encoding acyl-CoA dehydrogenase family protein, producing the protein MRQDVVDRADALTREKIAPRAAMYDREGKNPVESWGDLRREGYLGCAVPKAYGGMGLDMATYIGVIRTIARGCASTAMTVHMHSTVMRFIDALGTEAQKRRYFAEAVERGRMFGSWGSEPAVSLSRTFTMETVVRAADGGWVVDGVKHFCTMALGASYYMVWCALDGSGDMASALLQVLVPAESAGISTDGKWDTLGMRATFSPTVTLSNVRVPQDAALGKPGSATGVGVVESFALGYAAVYVGIAEAAFEFAADYVKKRVVKPENVPVANDPGVQRQIGDLEARLDAARLVLHDSASRWEAADVAQRGHLANRAKYLTTEIGLHVTSLALQITGGRGAYKDYPVERAFRDMRTASLMPPTMDRMVEGMGKLALGLGGGMFEFGAGTQAPPGPK; encoded by the coding sequence ATGCGGCAGGACGTTGTCGACCGCGCCGACGCGCTCACGCGCGAGAAGATCGCCCCGCGCGCGGCGATGTACGACCGCGAGGGCAAGAACCCCGTGGAGAGCTGGGGCGACCTCCGGCGCGAGGGGTATCTGGGGTGCGCGGTTCCGAAGGCGTACGGCGGCATGGGGCTCGACATGGCGACCTATATCGGCGTCATCCGCACGATCGCCCGCGGCTGCGCCAGCACGGCCATGACGGTCCACATGCATTCCACGGTCATGCGCTTTATCGACGCTCTCGGCACCGAGGCGCAGAAGCGCCGCTACTTCGCCGAGGCGGTCGAGCGCGGCCGGATGTTCGGTAGCTGGGGCAGCGAGCCTGCCGTGAGTCTCTCGCGCACCTTCACGATGGAGACGGTCGTGCGCGCGGCGGACGGCGGATGGGTCGTGGACGGCGTCAAGCACTTCTGCACCATGGCGCTCGGCGCCTCGTACTACATGGTCTGGTGCGCCCTCGACGGCAGCGGCGACATGGCCAGCGCGCTCCTCCAGGTCCTCGTGCCCGCCGAGAGCGCCGGCATCTCCACCGACGGCAAGTGGGACACCCTCGGCATGCGCGCGACCTTCAGCCCGACCGTCACCCTGTCGAACGTGCGCGTCCCGCAGGACGCGGCGCTCGGCAAGCCCGGCTCGGCGACGGGTGTGGGCGTGGTCGAGAGCTTCGCGCTGGGCTACGCGGCCGTCTACGTCGGCATCGCGGAGGCGGCCTTCGAGTTCGCCGCGGACTACGTGAAGAAGCGGGTCGTCAAGCCCGAGAACGTTCCCGTGGCCAATGACCCGGGAGTCCAGCGCCAGATCGGCGACCTCGAGGCGCGGCTGGACGCCGCGCGGCTCGTCCTCCACGACTCGGCCTCGCGCTGGGAAGCGGCCGACGTGGCGCAGCGCGGGCACCTGGCCAACCGCGCCAAGTACCTGACCACGGAGATCGGACTGCACGTCACGTCGCTGGCGCTCCAGATCACCGGCGGGCGCGGCGCCTACAAGGACTATCCCGTGGAGCGGGCTTTCCGTGACATGCGCACGGCGTCGCTCATGCCGCCCACGATGGACCGGATGGTTGAGGGCATGGGCAAGCTCGCGCTGGGGCTGGGCGGAGGCATGTTCGAGTTCGGCGCGGGCACCCAGGCCCCGCCAGGTCCAAAGTAG
- a CDS encoding VOC family protein — protein MAVKVLELHHHGIRVNPEETDKSLAFYRDVLGLTPDAGRPNIPGIPGYWMDCGNDTQIHIMGCDGMSRYAKGPKQDPTTLHVALAVPDVQEAKRELDRMGVKYWSIVSVVGPQLEQLFMDDPHGNLIELHEAGTCRCKKTARKSAAAAPSMAG, from the coding sequence ATGGCGGTCAAGGTGCTGGAGCTGCATCATCACGGCATTCGCGTCAACCCGGAAGAGACCGACAAGTCGCTGGCCTTCTACCGCGATGTGCTGGGGCTCACGCCGGACGCGGGGCGCCCGAACATCCCCGGCATCCCCGGCTACTGGATGGACTGCGGCAACGATACGCAGATCCATATCATGGGCTGCGACGGGATGTCGCGTTACGCCAAAGGGCCGAAGCAGGATCCGACGACGCTCCACGTGGCGCTGGCCGTCCCCGACGTCCAGGAGGCCAAGCGCGAGCTGGACCGGATGGGCGTCAAGTACTGGAGCATCGTGTCCGTCGTCGGCCCCCAGCTCGAGCAGCTGTTCATGGATGACCCGCACGGCAACCTGATCGAGCTGCACGAGGCCGGCACGTGCCGCTGCAAGAAGACCGCCCGCAAGAGCGCGGCCGCGGCGCCGTCCATGGCGGGCTAG